From Anticarsia gemmatalis isolate Benzon Research Colony breed Stoneville strain chromosome 27, ilAntGemm2 primary, whole genome shotgun sequence, one genomic window encodes:
- the LOC142984581 gene encoding neuropeptide SIFamide-like: MRFIIAVCVIAVVLCLLDGTDATYRKPPFNGSIFGKRGVVEYDSTGRALSALCEIASETCQAFYQTLENK, translated from the exons ATGCGTTTCATCATCGCCGTGTGTGTCATCGCCGTGGTGCTCTGTCTGCTGGACGGTACTGATGCCACGTACAGGAAGCCGCCCTTCAATGGATCCATCTTTGGAAAACGAGGAGTTGTTG aatacGATAGCACTGGCAGAGCATTGTCGGCGTTGTGCGAGATTGCCTCAGAAACTTGCCAGGCGTTTTACCAGACTTTggaaaataagtaa
- the LOC142984477 gene encoding putative inactive tRNA-specific adenosine deaminase-like protein 3: protein MEDKQKTAEAKDPTNEAPIVIDSRSETPITIEPVRKKSKLRETLDDFMVNLVESKEPLQAIVSDDLSQPLPLIKVYVGMVRDIKTLSEIVTTLNEKIPVKELSHLKRVYRKEVLLFPVTYPKHETHKSLKKYLEKHANELLEYFEYYRTIEVPSVSPKLKKQYHEWCRTWSVNFHVDNYLERLVSPECFTELQLRSHRLFMGMAFEVAKYYLSKEKSDLEPVDVIGEDLNATVVVEPRSKSVVAIAFDNRKEHPTQHSAMIAIDNVAKTQRGGVWNPNSEDPVNLRGIDKDVLAYLKARFPTVKFGAKDYVTKEEMENMKKTVNCPYLCTGYYVYLIREPCLMCAMGLVHARTNRVFFCMKHELGALGSKTKLQCIPALNHHFEVFTDFLNL, encoded by the coding sequence atggAGGACAAGCAAAAGACAGCTGAGGCAAAAGACCCAACAAACGAAGCGCCAATAGTAATAGATTCAAGATCAGAAACACCAATTACAATAGAGCCAGTCCGTAAGAAGTCCAAGCTACGAGAAACCTTGGACGATTTCATGGTAAACTTAGTGGAATCCAAGGAACCTCTTCAAGCAATTGTAAGTGATGATCTATCGCAGCCATTACCGTTGATCAAAGTGTACGTTGGCATGGTGAGAGATATAAAAACGTTGTCAGAAATTGTAACaactttaaatgaaaaaatacctgTCAAAGAACTCTCGCATTTGAAAAGAGTGTACCGTAAAGAAGTTTTACTATTCCCAGTGACTTACCCAAAACATGAGACTCATAAAAGCTTGAAGAAATACTTGGAAAAGCATGCAAATGAACTGCTAGAGTACTTTGAATATTATAGAACTATTGAAGTACCATCTGTGAGTCCGAAGTTAAAGAAACAGTATCATGAATGGTGCCGAACATGGTCGGTAAATTTCCACGTTGATAACTATTTGGAAAGATTGGTCAGTCCTGAATGTTTCACTGAATTACAGCTAAGAAGTCATAGGCTTTTCATGGGCATGGCTTTCGAAGTAGCCAAATACTATTTGAGTAAGGAAAAAAGTGATTTAGAACCAGTTGATGTTATCGGAGAAGATTTAAATGCTACCGTAGTGGTTGAACCTAGATCTAAATCAGTTGTAGCAATCGCTTTCGATAATAGGAAAGAACATCCTACACAGCATTCCGCCATGATAGCCATAGATAATGTGGCTAAAACTCAAAGAGGTGGCGTTTGGAATCCGAACTCGGAAGATCCTGTCAACCTACGAGGCATAGACAAGGATGTACTAGCGTATTTAAAAGCAAGATTCCCAACTGTCAAATTTGGCGCCAAAGATTATGTCACGAAGGAAGAAatggaaaatatgaaaaagactGTAAATTGTCCGTATTTATGTACGGGTTACTATGTCTATTTGATTCGGGAGCCTTGCCTTATGTGTGCTATGGGTTTAGTCCATGCTAGGACTAATAGAGTATTTTTCTGTATGAAACATGAGCTAGGAGCATTAGGCTCAAAAACTAAGTTGCAATGTATACCAGCTCTAAATCATCATTTTGAAGTGTTTACCGATTTCTTGAATTTGTAA